Proteins co-encoded in one Setaria viridis chromosome 9, Setaria_viridis_v4.0, whole genome shotgun sequence genomic window:
- the LOC140220048 gene encoding uncharacterized protein: MNYSSPPPPQLATMAAAAHWRRHRWTALRSLLLVALLHRLHCLAFLAASSPVWLLAAFLLGVVLVHSEPNVPLAAASEDEDRHLYKKIRHLSSAGSSSAEDDSADDGSSATSSEDHLVGGEKEEEEEVVKAAVAWTADDEHSIQSIGSLELERDARLEKLMSRRSIHRNLIDLDVHIPAVLTKNPFDLHHHHHHCDDTGSAPSFLLGQHSNPFDFPEMQMRRHESFTAGAAARPSRFRPYFVADVPEGGGGDATGRDNSNSSSSTSSSAASDHHLQAQQQAAAVKVEDEAPAAPPPEAAATSPRKWGENGMVAAVDVELISDSSDDDMSLPGDGAAAGSLSNPPDEDEEDSFEVESITQQVAAAGNPHASAVEMSSSVPSPSPSVLRRHATISSKEWVAPTTLASVEENERREREHHILGPVPVVIDDSPATVTRDGSAAGAVVAAAAAAKPPPPAAAPPPPAAPSPSPSPPAPSAAPAPKPSSKSKATSKKAVFGFFRK; the protein is encoded by the coding sequence atgaattattcatctcctcctcctcctcagctaGCAACAATGGCCGCAGCAGCGCACTGGCGACGCCACCGATGGACGGCCCTGCGGTCCCTGCTCCTCGTGGCTCTGCTCCACCGCCTCCACTGCCTGGCCTtcctcgccgcctcgtcgcccgtGTGGCTgctcgccgccttcctcctcggcgtcgtccTCGTCCACAGCGAGCCCAACGTCCCGCTAGCGGCAGCATCAGAGGATGAAGACCGCCACCTCTACAAGAAGATCCGCCACCTCTCctccgccggctcctcctccgcggaGGACGACAGCGCAGACGACGGGTCCTCGGCCACCAGCTCGGAGGACCATCTCGTCGGCGGcgagaaagaggaggaggaggaggtggtcaaGGCGGCCGTGGCCTGGACGGCGGACGACGAGCACAGCATCCAGAGCATCGGCTCGCTGGAGCTGGAGAGGGACGCCAGGCTGGAGAAGCTCATGTCCAGGCGCAGCATCCACCGGAACCTCATCGACCTCGACGTCCACATCCCCGCCGTGCTGACCAAGAACCCCTTCGACctccaccatcatcatcatcattgcgACGACACCGGCTCGGCCCCTTCGTTCCTGCTCGGCcagcacagcaaccccttcgaTTTCCCCGAGATGCAGATGAGACGGCACGAGAGTTTcactgccggcgccgccgccaggccaTCGCGCTTCAGGCCCTACTTTGTCGCCGACGTgccggagggaggaggcggggacGCAACCGGCAGAGACAACTCCAACTCCTCCTCGAGCACGTCGTCCTCGGCGGCCAGCGACCACCACCTGCAGGCTCAACAACAAGCCGCAGCAGTCAAAGTAGAAGACGAAGCAccggcagcaccgccgccggaagcAGCAGCGACGTCGCCGCGCAAGTGGGGCGAGAAcgggatggtggcggcggtagACGTCGAGCTCATCAGCGACTCCTCTGACGACGACATGTCGCTGCCGGGtgatggtgccgccgccggcagcctgAGCAACCCCCCggatgaggacgaggaggactCCTTCGAGGTAGAGAGCATCACGCAGCAAGTAGCTGCTGCAGGTAACCCCCATGCGAGTGCCGTGGAGATGTCGTCGTCGGTgccgtctccgtctccgtcaGTGCTAAGGCGGCACGCGACCATCAGCAGCAAGGAGTGGGTGGCACCCACTACGCTGGCGTCGGTGGAGGAGAacgagaggagggagagggagcacCACATCTTGGGCCCTGTTCCAGTGGTCATTGACGACTCCCCCGCCACCGTCACCAGAGATGGATCAGCTGCAGGCGCAGTGGtcgcagcagcggcggcagcaaaaccaccaccgccagcagcagcaccgccgccgccagcagcgccatcaccgtcaccgtcaccaccagcaccatcagcagcaccagcaccgAAGCCGAGCAGCAAGTCTAAGGCCACCTCCAAGAAGGCTGTCTTCGGCTTCTTCCGAAAATAA
- the LOC117839259 gene encoding uncharacterized protein, whose amino-acid sequence MNSTLASISFQSPCFKLQPASQLRLWPPRQQETSGAHTRKQGLPLKPLHAVLGADRNRRLKNANLRGSTLPSSPLSDVVQEFYSSLNEKNSKRLDKLIAPDCIVEDTAYYKPLDVKCTRIYFKRLMESMGENVKFAIDEVCQGAEHTAAVMWHLEWNGYIIPFTKGCSFYIGSENGAVLLIRKVHIFDESPLKPGKWALEILNIVTSLLNMFPKIAEGFLKDPEAVVQPFVKLYKFYVEPFILPFLAYYTHFWTYVARGLTVVLHILYNLFKRLI is encoded by the exons ATGAACTCCACCTTGGCATCTATCTCCTTCCAATCCCCCTGTTTCAAGCTTCAACCAGCTTCTCAACTGCGCCTCTGGCCTCCTCGACAACAGGAGACAAGCGGCGCTCACACAAGGAAACAAGGACTTCCCCTAAAGCCTCTACACGCAGTACTAGGAGCAGACAGAAACCGCAGACTCAAAAATGCTAACCTCAGAGGTTCCACCTTACCATCTTCGCCCCTGTCAGATGTTGTTCAGGAGTTTTACTCCTCCCTCAATGAAAAGAACAGCAAAAGGCTGGATAAGTTGATTGCACCTGATTGCATCGTCGAGGATACCGCATATTATAAGCCACTGGATGTCAAG TGTACCCGTATCTACTTCAAAAGACTGATGGAATCCATGGGAGAGAACGTCAAATTTGCCATCGATGAGGTTTGTCAAGGTGCAGAGCACACCGCTGCAGTAATGTGGCACCTTG AATGGAATGGATACATTATCCCCTTTACCAAGGGCTGCAGCTTCTACATAGGTTCTGAAAATGGAGCAGTGCTTCTTATCAG GAAAGTTCACATCTTTGATGAGTCACCACTGAAACCAGGAAAGTGGGCATTG GAAATACTCAATATTGTCACCAGCTTACTCAACATGTTCCCCAAAATAGCTGAAG GTTTCCTCAAGGATCCAGAAGCAGTAGTTCAACCTTTCGTAAAGCTCTACAAATTTTATGTGGAGCCTTTTATCCTCCCTTTTCTAGCATACTACACCCACTTTTGGACATATGTGGCTCGAGGATTGACTGTGGTGCTCCATATCTTGTATAACTTATTTAAAAGGCTCATATAA
- the LOC117839258 gene encoding pentatricopeptide repeat-containing protein At5g52850, chloroplastic — MDNSRFIHTYITYHGCFAASDDDDDGSGGDDWERKERYAVVLFLAIITACKSKKTKQPPPPSQESRMAAMAVFRHQRSASSWAAAVADHARSGRHDAALTVFRRVLRAHPAVATSDQLAYAALLRCRDRRLAYQIHAQACRRGLAAFNPVLACSLLTFYSDCDDMASATRVFDEMLHPDAVSYTAMISALLRAGDRHRALALYPRMLPLCAPTQHTFSKLLAACTSTRLRRYGTQLHAQLLRWGCWGPHLSLVLKTALLHMYAACGAMASARTVLHATPETDVVLWTAIITAYSRGGQLQHALRAFRDMERAAVPPNAFTYAALIAACAAAHSLHIGRLLHARLFKFHLEHDTSACNALLDFYSKSSTRFLDLLHAFRAVDTPNVVSWTIFIAGLVRHGRDQEAFAAFARMRATGVQPNSFTLSTLLKGSTSAHACLLAAKIHAYVLKTSFESLDATVGNSLVNVYARSARMDDAWNVATTMSFVRDRFTYTSLAKGLNQMGLHHRALEMILHMFHEEVDIDGFSLACFLSAAATLASIEAGKQLHSCAVKLGLSDEVSVSNSLIDMYSRCKCLEDAKSAFRSIREPSVVSWNAIISGLASNGCYAEALSAFEDMILTGAQPDGVTFSVVLSACSHGGLVDTGIKHFYSMMNLFGVPPQKSHCTWFLDMLRQAGRLAEVAHTIEAMPVQLDFVNLQDPAGILQAPQ; from the coding sequence ATGGATAATTCTCGATTCATTCATACTTACATTACATACCACGGCTGCTTTGCTGCttcagatgatgatgatgatggtagtGGTGGTGATGATTGGGAAAGGAAGGAAAGATATGCTGTGGTTCTGTTCTTGGCAATCATCACCGCATGCAAATCCAAAAAAACCAAGCAGCCGCCACCCCCAAGCCAGGAGTCGCGCATGGCAGCCATGGCCGTCTTCCGCCACCagcgctccgcctcctcctgggccgccgccgttgctgacCACGCGCGCTCCGGCCGCCACGACGCCGCACTCACCGTCTTCCGCCGCGTCCTCCGAGCCCACCCCGCCGTCGCCACCTCCGACCAGCTCGCCTATGCCGCACTGCTCCGCTGCCGCGACCGCCGCCTGGCCTACCAGATACACGCCCAAGCCTGCCGTCGTGGCCTGGCCGCCTTCAACCCCGTCCTCGCATGCTCCCTCCTCACCTTCTACTCCGACTGCGACGACATGGCCAGCGCCACCagggtgttcgacgaaatgctgCACCCGGACGCCGTGTCCTACACCGCCATGATCTccgccctcctccgcgccggGGACCGCCACCGGGCGCTCGCGCTCTACCCGCGCATGCTCCCGCTCTGCGCGCCCACCCAGCACACCTTCTCCAAGCTGCTCGCCGCCTGCACCTCCACGCGCCTGCGCCGCTACGGCACCCAGCTCCACGCCCAGCTCCTCCGCTGGGGCTGCTGGGGTCCCCACCTCAGTCTCGTCCTCAAGACCGCGCTCCTCCACATGTACGCCGCCTGCGGTGCCATGGCCTCCGCGCGCACCGTGCTCCACGCCACGCCCGAGACCGACGTCGTGCTCTGGACGGCCATCATCACCGCCTACTCGCGGGGTGGCCAGCTCCAGCATGCTTTGCGGGCGTTCCGTGACATGGAACGCGCCGCGGTGCCACCCAACGCCTTCACCTATGCAGCGCTCATCGCTGCCTGCGCCGCGGCCCACTCGCTGCACATTGGGCGGCTGCTCCATGCCCGCCTCTTCAAGTTTCATCTGGAGCACGACACCTCTGCTTGCAACGCGCTCCTGGATTTCTACAGCAAGTCCTCCACACGTTTCCTCGACCTGCTGCATGCTTTCCGTGCCGTCGACACACCCAACGTGGTGTCCTGGACTATATTCATCGCTGGACTCGTGCGCCATGGCAGGGACCAAGAGGCTTTTGCAGCATTTGCTCGCATGCGGGCTACCGGGGTGCAGCCCAACTCCTTCACCCTGTCCACTCTTCTGAAAGGCTCAACCTCCGCACATGCATGTCTACTCGCTGCAAAAATCCATGCCTATGTGCTTAAGACCAGCTTTGAGTCATTGGACGCGACTGTTGGGAACTCGTTGGTCAATGTATATGCAAGGTCTGCTAGAATGGACGATGCGTGGAATGTGGCTACCACAATGTCTTTCGTGAGGGACAGATTCACATACACTAGCCTAGCCAAAGGGCTGAATCAGATGGGGCTTCACCACAGGGCCCTCGAGATGATACTTCATATGTTCCACGAGGAGGTTGATATTGACGGTTTCAGCCTAGCTTGCTTCCTTTCCGCTGCTGCAACCTTGGCATCCATAGAGGCTGGGAAGCAGCTGCACAGCTGCGCCGTCAAATTGGGATTGAGTGATGAGGTATCTGTCTCCAACAGCCTTATTGACATGTACAGCAGGTGCAAGTGTTTGGAGGATGCTAAGAGTGCTTTCCGGTCAATCAGGGAACCCAGTGTTGTGTCCTGGAATGCTATTATATCCGGGCTGGCATCTAATGGCTGTTACGCTGAAGCTTTGTCGGCTTTTGAAGACATGATTTTGACTGGAGCTCAGCCTGATGGGGTCACTTTCTCAGTTGTGCTTTCCGCCTGCAGTCATGGTGGCTTAGTTGACACTGGAATCAAACATTTCTACTCTATGATGAATCTGTTCGGTGTTCCCCCACAAAAGAGCCACTGCACATGGTTTCTAGATATGCTAAGACAAGCAGGCCGTCTTGCAGAGGTGGCACACACCATCGAGGCAATGCCAGTTCAGCTAGATTTTGTCAATTTACAGGACCCAGCTGGCATTTTACAAGCTCCACAATGA
- the LOC117837268 gene encoding rhodanese-like domain-containing protein 8, chloroplastic translates to MELSGGSGILLLWGYRYRRSQDSVKAMASAVHHLLALLLRPLPPPACHPRHSFSPRPARLHSFFPAPGCRLGTHAVALAEPDLVPPDEEEDDDDARFVVVTFYKFVPLEDPRAEVASHLHFLQGRDIHGRIYLNEQGINAQYSGPRKDAVAYADWVKKDHRFCDMLVQTSPALTGHAFPRLKLRYKPSLVQLEGGSLHLPLLDPSMRATPLTPSKWKERLKAKACLDVPSSETPGDTSGRRLLLLDVRNGYEWDVGHFEGAERPNVDCFRSTSFGLSEEMSDPLNGLDKEKTDILMYCTGGIRCDVYSTILRKKGFRNLYTLEGGVSNYLKAEGPAGWVGNLFVFDGRLSLPPATFRRQLSQEEEAAGAAAVEKERWVGRCYSCGSEVVELRHRNCANIDCNRLYLCCGWCAEELAGCCCSDCKAAPRLRPLLPGHQRYLKWHVYRDGLLTAHGEDDDAADRGFY, encoded by the exons ATGGAACTCTCCGGTGGGAGCGGAATTTTGCTTCTGTGGGGATACCGATATCGCCGTTCTCAGGATAGCGTGAAAGCCATGGCGTCCGccgtccaccacctcctcgcgctcctcctccgacctctccctcccccggcttGCCATCCCCGCCACTCCTTCTCGCCACGCCCTGCCCGCCTCCATTCCTTCTTCCCGGCTCCCGGTTGCCGCCTCGGCACACATGCCGTTGCGCTTGCAGAGCCAGACTTGGTGCCcccggatgaggaggaggacgacgacgacgcccggTTCGTCGTGGTGACCTTCTACAAATTCGTGCCCCTCGAGGATCCCCGCGCCGAGGTCGCCAGCCACCTCCACTTCCTCCAG GGACGCGATATACATGGTCGCATTTACTTGAATGAGCAGGGAATCAATGCTCAG TACAGTGGTCCACGCAAAGATGCAGTGGCATATGCAGACTGGGTTAAAAAAGATCATCGGTTTTGTGATATGCTTGTTCAAACCTCGCCAGCTTTAACTGGGCATGCCTTTCCTCGACTGAAACTGCGGTACAAGCCATCACTTGTTCAG TTAGAAGGAGGGAGTTTGCATCTTCCATTGCTGGACCCTAGCATGCGCGCGACGCCATTGACTCCATCAAAGTGGAAGGAAAGACTTAAAGCTAAGGCATGCCTTGATGTGCCCTCAAGTGAAACGCCTGGAGATACATCTGGGAGGAGGCTTCTGCTGCTTGATGTCAGAAATG GCTATGAATGGGATGTTGGGCATTTTGAAGGTGCTGAGCGCCCTAACGTGGACTGCTTCAGAAGCACTTCCTTTGGGCTCTCCGAAGAG ATGTCGGATCCTCTGAATGGCCTAGACAAAGAGAAGACGGATATACTGATGTACTGCACCGGCGGGATAAGATGCGACGTATATTCAACAATTCTCAG GAAGAAGGGCTTTCGGAATCTGTACACACTGGAGGGAGGAGTGTCCAACTATCTCAAGGCGGAGGGGCCTGCCGGGTGGGTGGGGAATCTGTTCGTCTTCGATGGCCGGCTatcgctgccgccggcgacgttCAGGCGGCAACTATCTCAAGAGGAAGaagctgctggtgctgctgctgttgagAAGGAGAGGTGGGTGGGGCGCTGCTACTCGTGCGGATCGGAGGTGGTGGAGCTGCGCCACCGCAACTGCGCCAACATCGACTGCAACCGCCTTTACCT TTGCTGCGGCTGGTGTGCGGAGGAGctggccggctgctgctgctccgacTGCAAGGCCGCCCCTCGGCTGCGGCCGCTCCTGCCGGGCCACCAGAGATATTTGAAATGGCATGTCTACCGTGATGGATTGCTGACGGCCCACGGAGAGGACGACGATGCTGCTGATCGAGGGTTTTATTAG
- the LOC117837266 gene encoding COP1-interacting protein 7: protein MRPETRLESAVFQLTPTRTRCDLVVVANGWKEKIASGLLNPFVAHLKVAQEQIAKGGYSITLEPGPEIDAPWFTRGTVERFVRFVSTPEVLERVTTIESEILQIEDAIAVQGNDSLGLRSVEDHNGKSVDCMEGSKTIFDPDADMALVPYKAGTQPTLPVQNNGATQEENSKAQLLRVLETRKTVLRKEQAMAFARAVAAGFDIDNLVYLITFAERFGASRLMKACTHFIGLWKQKHETGQWIEVEPEAMSARSEFAPFNPSGIMFMGDNMKQTMETMSVSNGDANGEDASKADQRTSQHSGAPHEFFHGPYQSAYPPWAMHPPYSMQGMPYYPGMNPYYPSPYPSMDDTRHHHSERRASKKHSSDSKDSETSDDGSDQSGSERETSYGHRSHKKDKRTGKKKPSVVVIRNINVTSKRHGSSDSESQTGSDVASEDSDDLNTKSRKKKNKSSISKKKDARKIILESADEYNKDEMSYGQDGDPGNWNVFQSFLLRSDEKTRDNDTDLFASEKEPPPARRKESTGIDDSILLAERDSAGANERSTVGFNIENGRIRPQQMLSGDELMMSGEGSGVASDCIKEIEAGDGRYRRGASDDFMIYGQEKSMHRGSSLDPLAEAQYKNPTLVEKNAHSMADESFMIPLRFTSEDNLGPESRTAIDIDVELPSTVQKVSDAKAGDQLFYEPDELMPERGCEDISFGYDPALDYNSQMQSQPAAMVVDAPVEEAALSNVDEVKPEKDKRLRSSQESLDKRRKDALVRRLSSSKGPMTDAQKRAQNLRAYKADLQKAKKEQEEEQIKRLERLKLERQKRIAARSSTSSASTAPQQPKVKPSPKVSPSTYKSSKFSDAEPASSSPLRKLPAKTTTGTDPRKTVKASKLNDNTNAVSKSTSSLTDVKKEKGGRAESSSERLKKLAEPKNNGLTDHPSNSKSASVDHPRRRSMPQDTQTKKISAIMQLDQSKSATLPELKVKSPQAPAVVKNAVAAKEKKEVSHGAKAPTTETAGVKKTDGNISRMNSSDDSLVVEKTVVMLENEVVSTPLVIPHSGRNAAKETSSDDRTEKPSPELEYAAIRGPPSPLILPDAESPVTNGPDDQGNSYEVVTECRKDEPERPTLAAMEKPYQAPFARVTSLENASDYSQLPVQESGSLVHVDSIKARVPEPVYSVSVEGNEVNEKPRSKEPKGFRKLLKFGRKSQASALSEGAMDSDASSVDDAPAGEGSMLKNLISQEDSSASSKASRSFSLLSPFRSKHKVIVL, encoded by the exons ATGAGGCCGGAGACGCGGCTTGAATCGGCGGTGTTCCAGCTCACCCCGACCCGCACCAG GTGTGACTTAGTTGTGGTGGCAAATGGATGGAAGGAGAAGATAGCCTCTGGTTTGCTGAACCCATTCGTCGCGCATCTTAAGGTTGCACAAGAGCAGATTGCCAAGGGAGGCTATTCAATCACACTTGAGCCGGGTCCAGAGATTGATGCGCCATGGTTTACCAGGGGCACAGTGGAGAG GTTTGTTCGTTTTGTGAGTACACCGGAGGTCCTGGAGCGGGTCACAACAATAGAGTCTGAGATATTGCAGATTGAGGATGCCATTGCTGTCCAGGGCAACGACAGCCTTGGTTTGAGATCT GTGGAAGACCATAATGGGAAATCGGTGGATTGCATGGAAG GTAGTAAGACAATTTTCGATCCTGATGCAGATATGGCGCTTGTTCCATATAAG GCTGGCACACAGCCAACTCTACCAGTGCAGAATAACGGTGCTACTCAGGAGGAGAATTCAAA AGCTCAATTGCTCAGAGTGTTGGAGACTCGCAAAACAGTCTTGCGTAAAGAGCAGGCTATGGCCTTTGCACGTGCTGTAGCAGCAGGGTTTGATATTGACAACTTGGTGTATTTGATCACATTTGCAGAGCGTTTTGGTGCTTCTCGCTTGAT GAAGGCATGTACACATTTCATTGGGTTGTGGAAGCAAAAGCATGAAACCGGACAATGGATTGAAGTTGAACCTGAAGCAATGTCTGCACGCTCGGAATTTGCTCCCTTTAATCCTTCTGGCATTATGTTTATGGGGGACAACATGAAGCAAACTATGGAAACCATGTCTGTTTCCAATGGAGATGCAAATGGAGAAGATGCTTCTAAAGCAG ATCAGAGGACATCTCAGCACTCTGGAGCACCCCATGAGTTCTTCCATGGTCCATATCAGTCAGCATATCCACCGTGGGCAATGCATCCGCCTTACTCTATGCAAGGCATGCCTTACTATCCTGGAATGAACCCATATTACCCTTCCCCCTACCCCTCAATGGACGATACTAGGCACCACCACTCAGAAAGGAGAGCATCAAAGAAACACTCCTCAGATAGCAAGGACTCAGAAACTTCAGATGATGGAAGTGACCAGAGCGGTTCAGAGAGGGAGACTTCTTATGGTCACAGGTCCCataaaaaggataaaaggacAGGCAAGAAGAAGCCCAGTGTGGTTGTCATACGAAACATAAATGTAACATCAAAAAGGCATGGATCATCAGACAGTGAATCACAAACAGGTTCAGATGTAGCATCTGAGGACAGCGATGATCTGAACACCAAGTctagaaagaaaaagaataagaGCTCAATTTCAAAGAAGAAAGATGCTAGAAAGATCATTCTTGAGTCTGCAGATGAATATAATAAGGATGAAATGTCGTATGGGCAAGATGGAGACCCAGGGAACTGGAATGTCTTCCAGAGTTTCCTGCTAAGATCTGATGAGAAGACAAGAGATAATGATACCGACCTATTCGCCAGTGAAAAAGAACCACCCCcagcaaggaggaaggagagcacAGGCATTGATGATTCTATTCTCTTGGCAGAGCGAGATTCTGCTGGTGCCAATGAACGTAGTACAGTAGGTTTCAATATAGAAAATGGGAGGATTAGGCCACAGCAGATGCTGTCTGGTGATGAACTTATGATGTCGGGGGAAGGTAGTGGTGTTGCTAGTGATTGCATAAAGGAGATTGAAGCTGGAGATGGGAGATACAGAAGAGGTGCAAGTGATGACTTCATGATTTATGGACAGGAAAAGTCAATGCACAGAGGGAGTTCTTTGGACCCTCTTGCAGAAGCACAGTACAAGAACCCCACCCTGGTGGAAAAAAATGCGCACAGCATGGCAGATGAGTCCTTTATGATACCTCTTAGGTTCACCTCAGAGGATAATCTTGGACCAGAAAGCCGTACTGCAATTGACATAGATGTTGAGCTTCCCTCAACTGTTCAAAAGGTATCAGATgctaaagctggtgatcagctTTTCTATGAGCCAGATGAGTTGATGCCAGAGCGTGGATGTGAAGACATTTCATTTGGATATGATCCGGCACTGGATTATAACAGTCAGATGCAGAGCCAACCTGCTGCCATGGTTGTAGATGCACCTGTGGAAGAGGCAGCATTGAGCAATGTGGATGAAGTAAAGCCAGAGAAAGATAAGCGGCTAAGAAGTTCACAGGAGAGTTTGGATAAACGAAGGAAAGATGCTTTAGTGAGGCGATTATCATCATCAAAAGGCCCAATGACTGATGCACAGAAACGTGCACAAAACTTGCGAGCATATAAAGCGGATCTTCAAAAGGCAAAGAAAGAGCAG GAAGAGGAACAGATCAAACGGCTAGAAAGGCTTAAGCTGGAGAGGCAAAAGAGAATTGCTGCAAGAAGTAGCACTTCCAGTGCGTCAACTGCACCACAGCAGCCAAAAGTGAAACCTTCTCCCAAGGTTTCTCCCAGTACCTACAAGAGCTCAAAGTTCAGCGATGCAGAACCTGCATCCTCTTCACCTCTCAGAAAACTTCCTGCCAAAACTACCACAGGGACTGATCCCCGAAAAACAGTAAAAGCAAGCAAACTAAATGATAATACAAATGCAGTTAGTAAGTCAACCTCATCGTTGACAGATGTGAAGAAGGAGAAAGGTGGGAGAGCTGAATCATCCAGTGAGCGATTGAAAAAGCTTGCTGAACCTAAAAACAACGGTTTGACTGACCATCCTTCGAATTCCAAGTCAGCAAGTGTGGACCACCCACGGAGAAGAAGCATGCCACAGGATACCCAGACAAAGAAAATTTCAGCTATAATGCAACTTGACCAGAGTAAATCAGCAACACTACCAGAACTGAAAGTAAAATCCCCACAAGCTCCTGCTGTTGTGAAAAATGCAGTAGCtgccaaagaaaagaaagaggttTCACATGGAGCTAAAGCTCCTACAACAGAAACTGCTGGTGTAAAGAAAACTGATGGTAACATCTCAAGGATGAACAGCAGTGATGATAGTTTGGTGGTTGAGAAGACCGTTGTGATGCTTGAAAATGAGGTGGTTTCAACACCTCTAGTCATTCCACATTCTGGAAGAAATGCAGCAAAGGAAACTTCTAGTGATGACAGGACAGAGAAGCCCAGCCCAGAATTGGAGTATGCTGCCATCAGGGGTCCACCTTCTCCACTTATTCTTCCGGACGCTGAGAGCCCTGTCACCAATGGACCTGATGACCAGGGGAACTCATATGAG GTGGTGACTGAGTGTCGAAAAGATGAACCTGAGAGGCCAACCTTGGCTGCCATGGAGAAACCCTACCAGGCCCCTTTTGCTAGGGTGACATCCCTGGAGAATGCTTCTGACTACAGTCAATTACCTGTGCAAGAATCTGGATCGCTTGTGCATGTGGATAGCATTAAGGCTCGAGTACCTGAGCCTGTGTACTCAGTTTCAGTTGAGGGCAATGAGGTAAATGAAAAACCTCGAAGCAAAGAGCCAAAAGGCTTCAGGAAACTTTTGAAATTTGGCAGGAAAAGCCAGGCATCAGCCTTGAGTGAGGGTGCAATGGATTCCGACGCGTCTTCAGTTGATGATGCCCCAGCGGGAGAGG GGTCGATGCTGAAGAATCTTATTTCACAAGAGGATTCTAGTGCTTCTTCTAAAG CTTCTCGGTCGTTTTCCCTGCTGTCACCATTCCGCAGCAAGCACAAGGTGATTGTACTGTGA
- the LOC117837269 gene encoding uncharacterized protein: MATKTPAAAAALLLWLVVVASSPRAALGNCRDECEAACIGWPIVCKLSCASACMGQAGIATMSTTASAAAAAPPKHPAASAPAPSPSGGGVLVLRKGLKPSSAN; encoded by the exons ATGGCGACCAagacaccggcggcggcggcggcgctgctgctgtggttggtggtggtggcgtcgTCCCCGCGGGCGGCGCTGGGCAACTGCCGCGACGAGTGCGAAGCCGCCTGCATTGGATGGCCCATCGTCTGCAAGCTCTCCTGCGCCAGCGCATGCATGGGACAAGCCG GGATTGCaacaatgagcacgacggcgtcggcggcggcggcggcaccaccaAAGCACCCAGCAGCATCTGCACCAGCACCTTCACCTTCAGGTGGCGGCGTGTTGGTGCTCAGGAAGGGCCTCAAGCCATCATCAGCAAACTAA